TGGTGAAGGGAGAGATGGGGGTATATGGCAGCAAAGAGGGGCTAACCGAGTGTGTGGGAGATGTGTCGAAGCGCGGGTGTTAGTCCCGGCACACTCGGCCGCGGTGTCGGCGCCGACGGCGGCCGGTCACCGTCGCAGCAGCACCCGCCGCGTCGCCCGTGCCAGCCGTACGGTGGGCCGGTGGGACCGCGGCCGCGTGCCCGACCGCTCCAGCCACCACTCCCGCAGCCCGGCCCGGGCGTGCGGGTCCTCCGGCAGGCCGGAGTCGAGGAGGTACCCGGCGAAGTCCAGCGCGTCCCGCCGGTAGCCGGCGCCCATCGGGTGCCCGTGGGCGTACCCGAGGAACGCCGCGCGGTACCCCGCCCCGAGAATCACCGGCAGCTCGGGCGCGACCTTCGCCACGACGTCCGCCCGCTTCCCGGCGAGCGCCCGCGCCTGCACCCCGACCCGCACCCGGTCGAACCCCTCGGGCACCGGCGTCCCGGCGACGAGCGCGGAGAGCAGAGCGGTCTGGGCGAGGGCGAGGCGCTGACGGGCGGGGGCGGTGGCGGAGACGGCGGCAGCCGTGTCGAGGGGGGTGTCGGCAGCGGTGTCGGGGCCTGTCTTCGTGGCCCGCCCCGCGGCGACTGTCACCGACTCCCCGCCGCTCTCCTCCGAGCTCCCCCCGGCCTGCTCGCGCCCCTTCTCCAGGGCGCCCCGGATCGCCGTCAGTTCCCCCTCCAGCTCGCTCGGCTCGGGGAAGTTCTCGTCCCGTTCCAGCAGGACCCCCGGCGGGGAGACGCGGGAGGCGAGGTCGGTGAGGATGTCGAGGACCGGGCGGGGGACGGGGTGGGCGTGGCTGTCGTGCCAGACGCCGTCGCGTTCGAAGCCGCCCGCCACGTGGACGTAGGCGATGGCCTCCAGGGGGAGGTCGGCGAGGGCCTCGGCGGGGTCCTCGCCGCGGTTGACGTGGTTGGTGTGGAGGTTCGCGACGTCGATCAGCAGCCGTACGCCTGTGCGGTCGGCCAGCTCGTACAGGAACTGCCCCTCCGTCATCTCCTCGCCCGGCCAGGAGATCAGCGCGGCGATGTTCTCGACGGCGAGCGGCACCGGCAGCGCTGCCTGAACGATACGGACGTTCTCGCACAGCACGTCGAGCGCGTCGCGGGTGCGGGGCACCGGCAGCAGGTGGCCCGCCTCCAGGCGCGGTGAGGCCGTCAGGGGTCCGCCCGCCCGGACGAACGCGATGTGCTCGGTGACCAGCGGTGAGCCAAGGGCCGTGGCACGCTCGGCGAGGGCCGTCAGCCGGTCCTCGTCGGGCCGGTCCGCGCCGCCGAGCCCGAGGGAGACGCCGTGCGGGACGACGGTCACCCCGCGCTCACGCAGCCGCAGCAGCGATTCGGGGAGGTGCCCGGGGCAGACGTTCTCCGCCACGGCCTCGACCCAGTCGATCCCCGGCATGCGCTCCACGGCGTCCGCGATCTCCGGCCGCCATCCGATTCCCGTACCCAGTCGCTCCATCGTCCCCGTCCCCTCCTCCGGCCGACTCTCCGCTCCACCTGGATCCGCTGTGTCGTCCCCTTCGACGGCTCGTTGTTTCCGGCGTGACGGGGGTATGGCCCCGGTGTCCGGCCCCGAATCCCCTCACCCGGTCGTTCAGAGGAACATTTGAGGTTCCGGCCACCCGTGCCAGGAGGTACGCAACGCGGCGGCGGCCCGTTCAAACGGGCGGC
Above is a window of Streptomyces sp. NBC_00490 DNA encoding:
- a CDS encoding DUF692 domain-containing protein gives rise to the protein MERLGTGIGWRPEIADAVERMPGIDWVEAVAENVCPGHLPESLLRLRERGVTVVPHGVSLGLGGADRPDEDRLTALAERATALGSPLVTEHIAFVRAGGPLTASPRLEAGHLLPVPRTRDALDVLCENVRIVQAALPVPLAVENIAALISWPGEEMTEGQFLYELADRTGVRLLIDVANLHTNHVNRGEDPAEALADLPLEAIAYVHVAGGFERDGVWHDSHAHPVPRPVLDILTDLASRVSPPGVLLERDENFPEPSELEGELTAIRGALEKGREQAGGSSEESGGESVTVAAGRATKTGPDTAADTPLDTAAAVSATAPARQRLALAQTALLSALVAGTPVPEGFDRVRVGVQARALAGKRADVVAKVAPELPVILGAGYRAAFLGYAHGHPMGAGYRRDALDFAGYLLDSGLPEDPHARAGLREWWLERSGTRPRSHRPTVRLARATRRVLLRR